Part of the Oikeobacillus pervagus genome is shown below.
CTATAAACTGGGGTCTCATCGGTTTATTTCAATATGATTTAATCGCAGCGATTTTCGGCGGTCAGGACGCAGCATTCTCTCGATTCATTTACGGGATTGTTGGGCTTGCAGGTCTTATCAATCTTGGACTATTATTCAAACCAAATCCAGAATTCGGAAGAGAACCAGAAACGAGAACATCTAAATAAATGGTACGAAGAAAGGAGGCGGGAAAACCCTGGCCTCCTTTGAAATCTTGTCCGTTGCTTCTATTTTCATCGTCTTAATAGGGAATAGTCAAGATAAAACTTATACCCACCCTCTATATTTCGCTGCCTCAGCTGTTCTGCGCACTCCCACCATATAGGCGGCTAAACGCATATTAATTCCACGTGTTTGAGCTGTATCATAAATATTATTAAACGCATCGACTAATTTTTCTTGGAGCTTATCGTTCACTTCTTCTTCTGTCCAATAATATCCTTGGTTGTTTTGAACCCACTCAAAATAAGACACAGTGACACCACCAGCACTTGCCAATACATCTGGTACGAGAAGAATCCCACGCTCTGTCAAAATTTTAGTTGCTTCCAATGTTGTCGGTCCGTTCGCCGCTTCCACAAGAATCGAAGCTTTAATTTTATGAGCATTTTCTTCGGTAATCTGGTTTGAAATCGCAGCAGGAACTAAAATATCACAATCTAATTCCAGCAATTCTTTATTCGTAATCTTCTGGTCAAATAAAGTGGTGACCGTACCGAAGCTATCACGACGATCTAATAAATAAGGAATATCTAAACCTTCTGGATCATGTAATGCTCCATAAGCATCGGAAATCCCGATCACTTTTGCCCCTGCTTCATACATGAATTTGGCTAGAAAGCTTCCTGCGTTTCCAAATCCTTGAATAACAACTCGTGCCCCTTTGATATCAATACCGCGTTTTTTGGCCGCTTCTTCAATACAAATCGTGACCCCTTGTGCTGTCGCTTTCTCACGTCCTTGTGAACCACCTAACACAATCGGTTTTCCTGTAATAAAACCTGGGGAATCAAATTCACGAATATGACTATATTCATCCATCATCCATGCCATAATTTGCGAGTTGGTGTAGACGTCTGGGGCTGGCACATCTTTCGTCGGCCCCACTACTTGGCTAATGGCTCGAACATAACCACGGCTTAGTCTTTCAAGTTCATTCATCGACATTTGGCGCGGATCGCAAATAATACCGCCTTTACCGCCTCCATAAGGAAGATCAACAATTCCTGCTTTTAATGTCATCCACATAGAAAGGGCTTTCACTTCCTCCTCATTGACATCTGGATGGAAACGAACTCCTCCTTTTGTTGGACCAGCTGCATCATTATGTTGCGCACGATAACCAGTAAAGATTTTTGTTGACCCATCATCCATACGCACAGGAATTCTTACCGTGAAAATACGGAGCGGTTCTTTTAAAAGTTCATACATTTCCGCATTATAACCAAGCCTTGTTAAAGCTTCCTTAATGACATTCTGGGTTGATGTAAATAAATTAAGATTTTCTGTCATTTGTTCTCGCCTCTTTTTACATATTCATTTCTTTTTTTATTAGTATTAGGATAATACTTTTTTAATACGTTCAATCGCCCAATCCAATTCTTCCCTTTTTATTATAAGAGGAGGGGCAAAACGGATAACGCTTTCATGGGTTTCTTTACAAAGTAATCCTTCATTCTTCAATGCCTCGCAAAATGGTCTTGCAGGCCCATTTAATTCTACCCCAATAAATAGACCTTTTCCACGTATTTCTTTTATATTCGGATGATGAATTTCTTTCAACTTTCGAACAAAATAGTTCCCAAGGTCAAAGGATCGTTGGATAAGGTTTTCTTCTACTATAACGTCTAATGCTGCAATGGAAACCGCACATGCAAGTGGATTTCCTCCAAAAGTAGAACCATGCGAACCCGGTTGAAAAACACCTAATATATCTTTATTGGCCGCAACACAAGAAATCGGCAATACGCCGCCACCAAGAGCTTTCCCTAAAATATACACATCAGGTTCAACTTCCTCCCAATCACAAGCAAACATTTTACCCGCACGACCAAGGCCTGATTGAATTTCATCCACCATAAAGAGTACCTGATTTTCCTTACTCATTTCAAATGCTTTTTTTAAAAACCCTTGCGGAGGGATGATAATACCAGCTTCTCCTTGAATCGGTTCTATTAAAAATGCCGCCGTACGAGGAGTAATCGCTTGCTTTAACGCCTCTAAGTCACCATAGGGAATGATGCGGATCCCCGAAAGCAATGGACCAAAGCCACGCTTATATTCAGACTCTGAAGAAAGTGAAATCGCTCCCAATGTCCTCCCATGAAAATTCCCCTCACAAACAATGATTTCAGCTTGATCAGGTGGAATTCCCTTCACATCATATCCCCAGCGACGCGCCATTTTCAAAGCTGTTTCCACCGCTTCAGCACCCGTATTCATCGGCAGAACCATTTCCTTATTTGTTAAGTCACAAATTTTTTCATACCACAGACCAAGCTGATCATTGTGAAACGCACGAGATGTTAATGTCACACGGTTCGCTTGGTCGACCAATGCCTGAATAATCTTCGGGTGGCGATGACCTTGATTCACAGCCGAATAGGCACTTAACATATCCATATACATTCTACCCTCAGGATCCTTCACCCAAACCCCTTCCGCTTCTGAAATAACGATCGGAAGCGGGTGATAATTATTCGCACCAAAACGTTCTGTTTGTTCAATAATCGAGTTCGATTTTGCCGACATCACTCTTCCTCCTAAGTGGTTATTCATTTATTGAAGGTCGCCTGATTTTTTTGCGGGATTGTCGCGGGCTTTGCTCCTCGTTTCCTGCGGATTCTTTTCCTTATTGCGGGCCCCGAATCCCCTGATTTTTGATCGCTATGCCCAGGCGGAGTGTTGGTGTTGGATCAGGCCCCCCAGATTTGATTATCCACAGGCGAGGCGGATCCTTGGGCTTTTGAACATTTCCCTCGCTCTTTTGACTATTTCCCACGCGGATTTGCACTGTTTCTCGGGAGATTTGCGCTGTTTCTCGGGTGATTTGAACATTTCCCAGGATTTTTGCATATTTCCCACGAATTTTTGCGTTAATTCCTTGCGGGTCCTTCTATTCCACAGGCGAGGTGGATCCTTGGGCTTTTGATCATTTCCCTCGCACTTTTGACTATTTCCCACGTGGATTTGCACTGTTTCTCGGAAGATTTGCGCTATTTCTCAGGAGATTTGGACATTTCCCGGGATTTTTGCATATTTCCCACGAATTTTTGCGTTAATCCGTGCCGTGCAGATTCCCCCAGGGCAGGTCCCCACGCCCCTGAGACTAGCCCTCGCTCCCACATCAAAACATTTCCGAGGTAGTCTTTCCTTGCATATGAAGGGGTAGGTAATCTGGCCCGCCGGCTTTGGAGTCGGTTCCGGATAGGTTGAATCCGCCGAATGGTTGGTAGCCGACGATGGCGCCTGTGCAGCCACGGTTGAAATAAAGGTTTCCTACGTGGAAATCTTCGCGTGCTTTTTCTATATGTTCCCGGTTTGTTGTAATTACAGCTCCGGTCAATCCGTATTCGGTGTTGTTTGCAATCTCAATTGCCTGGTCGAAATTTTTTGCTTTTGTAAATCCAACGACTGGGCCAAAGATTTCTTCTTGCATAATGCGCGCTTTTGGATCGAGGTCGGCGAATACGGTTGGGCGGATGAAATACCCTTCTGAATCATCTCCTTCGCCGCCGATCATTAGTTTTCCTTCACCCTTTCCAATCTCAATATAGGACATGATTTTATCATAGGCCGCTTGGTCGATCACCGGTCCCATGAAATAATCTTGCCTGCTTGGATTTCCGATTGTTAATTTTTCCGTTAGTTCCACAACACGGTTCAAAACTTCCTCATATACATCCTCCACGACGACGGCACGTGAGCATGCTGAGCATTTTTGGCCGGAAAAACCGAACGCAGAGGCGACAATCGATTGGGCAGCTAATTCCAAATCAGCTTCTTTGTCGACTACAATCGTATCTTTTCCACCCATTTCAGCGATGACTCGTTTTAACCAAATTTGCCCTTCGCTTAATTGACCGGCCCGTTCAAAAATCCGTAAACCGACATCGCGGGATCCTGTGAATGAGATAAAGCGTGTTTTCGGATGATCTACTAGATAATCCCCTATTTCCGAACCGCTCCCAGGTACATAATTCAGCACACCTTTAGGAAGTCCAGCTTCTTCTAAAACTTCTACAAACTTAGCTGCAATGACTGGAGTTGTAGAAGCCGGCTTTAACACAACCGTATTCCCTGTCACTAATGCCGCTACTGTGGTTCCTGCCATAATCGCAAACGGGAAGTTCCAAGGGGAAATGACAACTCCCACACCTAATGGAATATATCCGTAACGATTAAATTCTCCAGGGCGACTTTCTACAGGTACTCCATCTTTCAACTTCAACATTTGACGACCGTAATATTCTAGGAAATCAATGGCCTCGGCTGTATCTGCGTCCGCTTCCTTCCAAGGTTTCCCAGCCTCTTTCGTTAACAATGCAGAAAACTCATGTTTCCGACGACGAATGATGGCAGCTGCTTTAAATAGGAATCCCGCACGAAATTCTGGTTTTACTTTTCTCCAAAACTGAAAAGCACGGCCAGCGGCATTCATGGCTTCTCCCGCCAATTTCTTATTGGCCTTGGCCACTTTCCCGATGACTTCAGTTTTTTTCGCAGGATTTATGGATATAATTTTATCTTCTGTCATGATCCTTTCTCCACCTATAATCAGCGGATATTCTTGACCTAAGTATCTTTCAACGGTCTTCAATGCCTGTACGAAATCCTTGTGGTTTTTTTCATTTGTAAAATCAGTAAATGGTTCATGTTTGTAAGGAATCATGCGATCTTCCTCCTTTTAGTTTTCGATATGCTTATCGTTCAAAAAGTATCCAAAATCACGAGTAAACAAGATAAAACATTCTAGGATGAAAGCCCTTACATTCATCATTGTGAAGAAATCTTTCACATTTTTCAAGAGATAAATTTCACGTATCATCAATTGAATCTTCATACTGTGTGATTCTTGCAGGGCTCCCCCTCTTTTACACGAGATGGTTTTCAGGATTTTGAGTATTTCCCACGCTCTTTTGACTATTTCTCACACGGATTTGCACTACTTCTCGTGGGATTTGCGCTTGTTCCCGGGTTATTTGAACATTTCCCGGGATTTATGACTATTTCCCGCGAATATTTGCACTCCTTCTGACACTGGGAGCCCTTTTTTCGCGGACAGAGTGGGGGCGAGCTTTTGATCATTTCCCAGGCTCTTTTGACTATTTCCCACACAGATTTGCGCTCCTTCTCGGGGGATTTGCGCTTGTTCCCGGGTTATTTGAACATTTCCCGGGATTTATGACTATTTCCCGCTGATATTTGCACTCCTTCTGACACGGGGATCCCTTTTTTCGCGGATGGAGTGGGGGACTGGCTTTTGATCATTTCCCAGACTCTTTTGACTATTTCCCACACGGATTTGCACTACTTCTCCGGGGATTTGCACTTGTTCCCGGGTTATTTGAACATTTCCCGGGATTTATGACTATTTCCCGCAAATATTTGCGCTTCCTCAATTTTCCCACTATCCCGTTTTTTTCACTCTCCTACTTTTTGTACTCCCTCACTTTTCCGCACTCTCCTTCGTTAGGATGATGTCAGTTTCCTACTTATATATACTAAAAGCCTCCTCTAGAATAGAACATTCTAAGGGAGGCTTTTATGGAACAACCGTCCGATTTATCTTTTAATTGTATCGTTTGCTTTGGATTGCTGTTCAATCCATTCTTCCAATTTTTCTTTTAACGTATTAAATCCAGATGCAGAGTCTGAATCTATTTCAGGCTTTACACTTCCTTGACGACGTCTTGTTTGCTTTTGGACCATTTGGATTTTCGGTTCTTCTAAAGCACGAATGGAGAGGCTGATTTTTCCTTCTCCTTCATCAATAGACATCACCTTAACATTCACTTCATCGCCAATTTTTAAAAATTCATGAATATCTTTTACATATCCATGAGTGATTTCAGAGATATGAACTAACCCTTGTGTCTCATCATCAAGGGCAATAAACGCACCGTACGGTTGTATACCTGTTACCTTTCCTGTAATGACATTGCCAACTTCATATTTTGTCGTCATGGAAACAACTCCTATATATCTTTTTCACCTAATAAGCATTGATAAATTATATCATACTGGGTATTAAACCGCAAAAATATCGCATTGATTGGTTGAGAAATTATTGTTATATTATACTTTATCTTAGTTAATTCTGAATTTAAAAAAAATACAAGAATTTATTAAGAATTATCGCTAACTTAGAAATGGAAGAGGAGTTATTTAATGTCAAAAAAAGAACAATGGTCATCTAAGATCGGATTTATCCTTGCTGCGGCTGGCTCGGCAATTGGCCTGGGAGCAATATGGAAGTTCCCATATATGGCAGGAACAAATGGTGGTGGAGTGTTTTTTCTACTTTTCATTTTTTTCACCATCGTCATTGGAGCGCCCATTTTAATAGCCGAATTCTATATTGGGAGAAGTACTCAGAAAGATGCGGTTTCCGCTTTCAGAAAATTAGCACCACATTCCCCATGGTATTGGGTCGGAATTGTCGGGGTCATATCCGCTTTTATCATTTTATCCTTTTATAGTGTGGTCGGCGGATGGATTTTATCTTATTTAACCCGTAGTGTAACAGGAGGATTGTCTGGAAAAACACAAGAACAATATAGTGAATTATTCCAATCTGTTATTAACCAACCTTCTGAAGTTCTGATCACCCAGTTCATTTTTATGATTATGACCATTTTGGTCGTACAAGGCGGGATTCAAAAAGGGATCGAACGTGTCAGTAAGTATATGATGCCTGCCTTATTTATTTTATTTATCATTCTAGTCATTCGTTCTATCACATTGGATGGAGCGATGGAAGGGGTTTCGTTTTTATTAAAACCTGATTGGTCTTTGTTAACGGCGGATACCTTTTTACTTGCACTTGGACAAGCGTTTTTCGCCCTTAGTATAGGGGTTTCTATTATGATAACCTATGCGTCCTATCTAGGGAAAAATGAAGATATGCCAAGGTCTGCCTTATCTGTAGCTGGGTTAAATATTTTCATTTCCTTGCTTGCGGGACTCGTTATATTCCCGGCTGTCTTTGCTTTTGGATTTGAGCCGGATGCTGGACCAGGGCTTGTATTTGTCGTACTGCCAGCTGTGTTTAATGAAATGGCCTTTGGTGGAGTATTTTTCTTTGTTTTCTTAATTTTGTTACTGTTCGCTACTTTAACATCTGCTTTCTCGATTTTAGAAATTGTTGTAGCAGCATTTACGAAGGGGGACCCAACAAAGAGAAAACGCTTTGCCTGGATTACCGGGGCATTGATTTTCCTAACGGGGATTCCTAGTGCGTTGTCATTTGGAGTTTTATCAGATGTTCAAATCGCAGGAAGATCGATTTTTGACTTCGCTGATTTCATTACAAGTAATATTGGAATGCCATTAGGTGCCTTTTTCATCTCTCTATTTGTAGGATTTCGAATGAAAAAACTAGATGTATTCAATGAAGTAAGCAATGGTTCGACGATCAGTAAGACATTATTTCAATGCTGGTATGTGGCTGTGAAGTATATTGCACCAATTGCCATTGTTTTAATCTTTCTCCGCTCATTAGGAATTATTTAATGCAATAGGTATAAAAAGGATAAAAATAGGGGAATCTAGAATTACAAAGCTTTCTAGTATTCCCCCTTTAGAATGGTGGACGATTTTTTAATCGTCCTCTTTTTTATGATCAAATGCACAAGCGCCTCGTTCATCGGCGTACGGATTTCGTAGATCAACAGTTCTAAATAGCATTTTCATGATAAAAGATGGCGGGAATCGGTGTCTGTTGTTTTTTTAAAGTAAAAATCCATCTGGGCATCCGTTTGGCAAACGGATTTCCAGATGGATTGATCTATTTTTATTTTTCAATGAAATTTTTTATTCGTTTGATCGCTTCTTGTAGTTGTTCCATGGAAGAGGCATAGGAGCATCGAATATGTCCTTCTCCACCTTTTCCGAACACATTCCCAGGCACAACAGCTACCTTTTGTTCCATTAATAATTTTTCTGCGAATTCCTCTGATGATAATCCTGTGCTTTTAATGGAAGGAAATGCGTAGAAAGCACCTCCAGGGATATGACAATCTAGCCCGATTTCATTTAAGGAAGACACAATATAATTTCTTCTTCTTCGATAATCTTTCGTCATTTGTACAACATCATCCATGCCACTTTGAAGAGCTTCAAGCGCTGCGTATTGAGCAGGTGTGGAGGCACACATCATCGCATATTGATGAATTTTTAAGCATGCATGACTAATTTCTTTCGGCGCACAGCAAAATCCAAGTCGCCACCCTGTCATTGCAAATCCTTTTGAAAATCCATTGATCAAAATCGTTCTTTCTTGCATCCCTTCGATACTGGCAATGGACGTATGTTGGATATCATACGCTAATTCTGCATAGATTTCATCGGCAATTACTAATAAGTCATGTTCGATGACGATGTCACAAATACCTTGTAGATCTTCCTTCGTCAATTGGGTACCCGTCGGATTATTTGGAGAACATATGAGCAATGCCTTTGTTTTTGGTGTGATTGCTTGTTTGAGTTGGTCAGGTTGCAATTTGAAATCATGTTCTGGTTTTGTTTCAATTGTGACGGCTTTTCCGCCTGCAAGCTCCACTAATGGAACATAGGAAACAAAGCATGGCTCTACTACAATGATTTCATCTCCTGGGTTGATGATTGCCCGCATCGCAATATCAATCGCCTGACTCGCCCCTACCGTCACAATGATTTCTTCTTTCGGATCATATTTCACATGGAAGCGATTTTCCATATAATCAGCTATTTCATTTCGTAATTCTAATAAACCAGCATTGGCTGTATAGGATGTATACCCTTTTTCGAGTGAAAGAATAGCCGCTTCTCGGACAGACCATGAAGTGACGAAATCCGGCTCACCAACCCCTAGAGACACGACCCCTTCCATATTCGCAGCTAAATCAAAGAATTTTCGGATACCAGATGGGCGCATGTTTTGGACAGATTCTGCTACAAACTCTTTTGTTTTTGTCATCATGGGGACACCACAATTCTATTATCATTTTGATCGGAATCATATACGCTACCATCATGTTTGTATTTTTTCAGCTGAAAATGAGTTGTTGTCGAAACAACTGAATCCAATGTTGACAGCTTTTCCGATACAAATTGAGCAATTTCGTTCATCGATTTTCCTTCAACAGTTACAGAGAGATCATAAGCTCCGGACATTAAATAGACGGAAGATACTTCTTGAAAGCGATAGATTCTTTCGGCAACTTCACGAAAGCCAACTCCCCTTTTCGGTGTGACTTTCACATCGATCATGGCCGTAACTCCTTGATAATTATCCACTTTTGCCCAGTCAATCAAAGTTGTATAATGAACAATGATCTTTTCATCTTGTAATTTTTTAATGATCTCTTCTGTTTCATCTTTATTTAACCCAATCATTTTTGCAATGCTATCAGAAGAGAGGAGAGCGTCTTTTTCCAAAATCTCCAAAATTTCAATCTCTCTATCGGTTAGCTTCATCATTAAAGTCCCCTTTTTTTAAATATTAAAACTATTTTATTATATCAAAATTATCATGGAAGAGTATAAAGAATGAAAGAATAATTGCAAGGAATCCAAAAAAATAATATGGGAGGAAAAAGATTGAAACAGAACTATTCCGTTCCAATTCAAGGGATGCGTTTATGGTATGAATATGATGAGAATCCAAAAGCTAAAGATACTATTCTTCTCCTGCACGGTTTCTTATCCTCATCCTTTAGCTTTCGTAAATTAATTCCGTTATTAAAAGAAGATTATTCTGTTATTACAGTCGACTGGCCCCCTTTTGGAAAAAGTCAAAGACCTAAAAGGTTCATCTATTCTTATGAAAATATTGCGAAAACGAT
Proteins encoded:
- a CDS encoding DUF378 domain-containing protein → MNTLQRIALILTIIGAINWGLIGLFQYDLIAAIFGGQDAAFSRFIYGIVGLAGLINLGLLFKPNPEFGREPETRTSK
- a CDS encoding Glu/Leu/Phe/Val family dehydrogenase: MTENLNLFTSTQNVIKEALTRLGYNAEMYELLKEPLRIFTVRIPVRMDDGSTKIFTGYRAQHNDAAGPTKGGVRFHPDVNEEEVKALSMWMTLKAGIVDLPYGGGKGGIICDPRQMSMNELERLSRGYVRAISQVVGPTKDVPAPDVYTNSQIMAWMMDEYSHIREFDSPGFITGKPIVLGGSQGREKATAQGVTICIEEAAKKRGIDIKGARVVIQGFGNAGSFLAKFMYEAGAKVIGISDAYGALHDPEGLDIPYLLDRRDSFGTVTTLFDQKITNKELLELDCDILVPAAISNQITEENAHKIKASILVEAANGPTTLEATKILTERGILLVPDVLASAGGVTVSYFEWVQNNQGYYWTEEEVNDKLQEKLVDAFNNIYDTAQTRGINMRLAAYMVGVRRTAEAAKYRGWV
- a CDS encoding ornithine--oxo-acid transaminase, producing MSAKSNSIIEQTERFGANNYHPLPIVISEAEGVWVKDPEGRMYMDMLSAYSAVNQGHRHPKIIQALVDQANRVTLTSRAFHNDQLGLWYEKICDLTNKEMVLPMNTGAEAVETALKMARRWGYDVKGIPPDQAEIIVCEGNFHGRTLGAISLSSESEYKRGFGPLLSGIRIIPYGDLEALKQAITPRTAAFLIEPIQGEAGIIIPPQGFLKKAFEMSKENQVLFMVDEIQSGLGRAGKMFACDWEEVEPDVYILGKALGGGVLPISCVAANKDILGVFQPGSHGSTFGGNPLACAVSIAALDVIVEENLIQRSFDLGNYFVRKLKEIHHPNIKEIRGKGLFIGVELNGPARPFCEALKNEGLLCKETHESVIRFAPPLIIKREELDWAIERIKKVLS
- the pruA gene encoding L-glutamate gamma-semialdehyde dehydrogenase, translated to MIPYKHEPFTDFTNEKNHKDFVQALKTVERYLGQEYPLIIGGERIMTEDKIISINPAKKTEVIGKVAKANKKLAGEAMNAAGRAFQFWRKVKPEFRAGFLFKAAAIIRRRKHEFSALLTKEAGKPWKEADADTAEAIDFLEYYGRQMLKLKDGVPVESRPGEFNRYGYIPLGVGVVISPWNFPFAIMAGTTVAALVTGNTVVLKPASTTPVIAAKFVEVLEEAGLPKGVLNYVPGSGSEIGDYLVDHPKTRFISFTGSRDVGLRIFERAGQLSEGQIWLKRVIAEMGGKDTIVVDKEADLELAAQSIVASAFGFSGQKCSACSRAVVVEDVYEEVLNRVVELTEKLTIGNPSRQDYFMGPVIDQAAYDKIMSYIEIGKGEGKLMIGGEGDDSEGYFIRPTVFADLDPKARIMQEEIFGPVVGFTKAKNFDQAIEIANNTEYGLTGAVITTNREHIEKAREDFHVGNLYFNRGCTGAIVGYQPFGGFNLSGTDSKAGGPDYLPLHMQGKTTSEMF
- the yugI gene encoding S1 domain-containing post-transcriptional regulator GSP13, producing MTTKYEVGNVITGKVTGIQPYGAFIALDDETQGLVHISEITHGYVKDIHEFLKIGDEVNVKVMSIDEGEGKISLSIRALEEPKIQMVQKQTRRRQGSVKPEIDSDSASGFNTLKEKLEEWIEQQSKANDTIKR
- a CDS encoding sodium-dependent transporter; this encodes MSKKEQWSSKIGFILAAAGSAIGLGAIWKFPYMAGTNGGGVFFLLFIFFTIVIGAPILIAEFYIGRSTQKDAVSAFRKLAPHSPWYWVGIVGVISAFIILSFYSVVGGWILSYLTRSVTGGLSGKTQEQYSELFQSVINQPSEVLITQFIFMIMTILVVQGGIQKGIERVSKYMMPALFILFIILVIRSITLDGAMEGVSFLLKPDWSLLTADTFLLALGQAFFALSIGVSIMITYASYLGKNEDMPRSALSVAGLNIFISLLAGLVIFPAVFAFGFEPDAGPGLVFVVLPAVFNEMAFGGVFFFVFLILLLFATLTSAFSILEIVVAAFTKGDPTKRKRFAWITGALIFLTGIPSALSFGVLSDVQIAGRSIFDFADFITSNIGMPLGAFFISLFVGFRMKKLDVFNEVSNGSTISKTLFQCWYVAVKYIAPIAIVLIFLRSLGII
- a CDS encoding aminotransferase, whose translation is MTKTKEFVAESVQNMRPSGIRKFFDLAANMEGVVSLGVGEPDFVTSWSVREAAILSLEKGYTSYTANAGLLELRNEIADYMENRFHVKYDPKEEIIVTVGASQAIDIAMRAIINPGDEIIVVEPCFVSYVPLVELAGGKAVTIETKPEHDFKLQPDQLKQAITPKTKALLICSPNNPTGTQLTKEDLQGICDIVIEHDLLVIADEIYAELAYDIQHTSIASIEGMQERTILINGFSKGFAMTGWRLGFCCAPKEISHACLKIHQYAMMCASTPAQYAALEALQSGMDDVVQMTKDYRRRRNYIVSSLNEIGLDCHIPGGAFYAFPSIKSTGLSSEEFAEKLLMEQKVAVVPGNVFGKGGEGHIRCSYASSMEQLQEAIKRIKNFIEK
- a CDS encoding Lrp/AsnC family transcriptional regulator, whose product is MKLTDREIEILEILEKDALLSSDSIAKMIGLNKDETEEIIKKLQDEKIIVHYTTLIDWAKVDNYQGVTAMIDVKVTPKRGVGFREVAERIYRFQEVSSVYLMSGAYDLSVTVEGKSMNEIAQFVSEKLSTLDSVVSTTTHFQLKKYKHDGSVYDSDQNDNRIVVSP